A window of Syntrophales bacterium genomic DNA:
CGACGGCAGCCTGTCCTTCGTCAAGGTCCGAATGCCCGACGGGAAGGTGTACACCCTGCCCCAGGCGCTTTCCGCCTCCGGATCCCGGTACACGGACGATAGGGAACTGGTGTGGTGGACCAAGGGAGATTTGGCCTTTGCGGAGGTCCGGGACGACAATGGCGAGTGGACGCAGAAATACCGGGACTGCCGGGTGACGAGCGAGGGCAAGGGGGCTCCGAAGGCCGGCCGGCATCCTTGACAGACTTCCGGACGATCCGGGGAATCTCGGGAGGCGGCGGATCCGGGAGACGGAACGCTCCGGGTCCGGCATGCCGGGCCTGCATCCGGGCCGTCGCCGGCGGCACGGCGGGGGACCAGGAAGTCCTTGACTTCCCGGCTCCGTTCCCGTAGGATTCCCGAAAATTCAAGGAGAAACGGGACGTTCCATGTATTCCAGAAAGGTTGTCATCCGCTACACAGCGGACAATGTCGAACAGCCCATCATCTGCCATCTCGTCAAGCAGTACGACCTGGAGTTCAATATCCTCAAGGCCCGCATTTTCCCACGCCGGGACGGAATGATCGTCCTGGAGCTGGGGGGTGCGAAAGAAAATTTTGACGCGGGGATCCAGTTCCTGAGGGAGAATGGGCTGAAGGTGGAGCCTCTCTCCAAGAGCGTCAACCAGAATCGCGACCGCTGCGTGCACTGCGGAGCCTGCACGTCCTTCTGCCCAACCGGCGCCCTCGCGTTCGAGGCGGGCTCGGCGCAGGTGGCTTTTGACGCGGAAAAATGCAACGGCTGCGAGCTCTGCGTGTCCGCCTGTCCCGTCCGGGCCATGGAGGTGGACCTGCTGTAGCGCCCTCCGGGAACCAGACTCCCGGCTCATGCCGGAGGCGGGCGACCGGCCTTTGCCGGTCCGGGGAAGCGCTCCATCCCGCCGTCACTTCCCTTTTGCAGGTTTCTCCGTCTCCTTCGCGTCGTCCTTGACGGCGCGCCCTATGCCGTCGGTGATTTCCCGGCCCTTCTGGTAGACATCCTTGCCCTTTTCGTACACCTTTTTGCTTGTGTCGATGACCTCGGAAGCCTGCTGACTGGTTTTGTGGATCAGGGCCTGGACGTCTTTCGTGCCCTCGAAGTAGAAGTATCCCGCCATGCAGAGCAGGACAAGAGCGACCACGAGCGCCAGTTTCAGAAGCTGCTTGAAGAGGAAGTACAGGAGAATCAGGCAGACGAAAATCAGGGCCATCAGGGCGACCGGGTGGGCGGTCAGGTAATGGGTGATGCCTTCCATGCAAGGTTCCTCCTCGGGAATTCGCGGCATTCTAATGCAGTTGCCCGGAAATTTCCAGAGGGCCTTTGATCTTGACAAACGAAGGGCGGCCGCCGTAACAGGGGGACATTCCCGGGGTCCGCGGGAACGGTTCGGAAGTGCATATACGGTGGCGTGTAAGGTGGTGATTTGACCGACAGGGGCAGGAAAAAGCCGGTGGCGGCGCTGGCCACGCTGGGGTGCAAGGTCAACCAGTGCGAGACGGCGGCGGTTGCCGAGGCGCTCCGGGAAGCGGGTTTTTCGGTGATCCCTTTCCCGAGCCGTGCGGACGTCTACGTCATCAACACGTGCACCGTAACGGCCCGGACGGATTTCCAGTCCCGCCAACTGGTCCGGCGGGCCTGCCGGGCCAATCCGGAGGCCGTGGTGGCGGTCACCGGCTGCTATGCCCAGTGCCGCCCCGAAGAGCTCCGGCGGATCCCCGGTGTCCGCCTGATCGCGGGAAACGCCGAGAAGGAGCGTCTCCCGGAGCGCCTGCGGGAGCTCCTGCGGGAGAAGCATCCGCCCGGGATCGGACCCTCCGTCGAGGTGGGGGACATCCGGGACTGCCGTAAGGCCGGCAGCCTGTGGGCCGGCTCTTTCCCGGAACATACCCGGGCGTTCCTGAAGATCCAGGACGGCTGTGACGCGGCGTGCAGCTACTGCACCGTTCCCCGCGCCCGCGGCCCTGTCCGGAGCGTCCCCCCGGAGGAGGTCTTGCGGCGCCTGTCCCGCCTGGCGGAGGCCGGTTACCGGGAGGTCGTGCTGACGGGGATCCATCTGGGGGCCTACGGCCGGGACCTGCAAGGGAGCGGGGACCTGACGGACCTGCTGGAGCGGGTCGAGGACGGAGGCATCGTGGACCGCCTGCGCCTCAGCTCCATCGAGCCCGGGGAGATCCCCGACCGGATGCTGGCGCTCCTGCGCCGGGGAAAGCGCCTCTGCCGCCACCTGCACGTCCCGCTCCAGAGCGGCGACGACGGGATTCTCCGGGCCATGAACCGGACGTACGGGCGCGAATTCTATCGGACGCTGGTGGAGCGGATCACCGCGGAGGTTCCCGGCTGCGCCGTCGGGGCGGATGTCATGGCGGGCTTTCCCGGGGAGGATGGACGGTCCTTTGCCAACACGGTCCGCCTGATCGAAGGCATGCCGCTGGCCTACCTGCACGTGTTTCCCTATTCCCGGAGGCCCGGGACGCCCGCGGCGGAGTTTCCGGACCAGGTGGGCGACGGAGAAAAGAAGGAGCGGGCGGCACTGCTGAGGGAACTGGGGAACCGCAAGAGGAGGGACTTTGCGGCCTGCTTCATCGGGAAGGAAGTGGAGGTCCTCCTGGAGGACAGAAGAGACCGGGAGACGGGACTCCGGAAGGGATTTTCCGGAGAATACGTGCCCGTCCTGGTGAACAACGGAGAAAAAAAGGATGTTAACCGGCTGGTTCCGGTGGTTCCGGTGGAAGCGCGGGAGGGAAGACTGGTGGGGGCGATCGGCGCCCCTGACCCGGCAGCGGCGAAACGCCCTGCGGGTGCTTGAAAAGAGCCTGGGACATTCCTTCGGAAGCATCGAGCTCCTGAACGTGGCGCTGACGCACCGGTCCTATGCGAACGAAAACGCCCATCTCGGCTGTGCCGACAACGAGCGCCTCGAGTTCCTCGGGGATGCGGTGCTCCAGCTCTGCACCAGCAATCTCCTGATGCGCCTGTTTCCGGGGGATGCCGAGGGCCAGCTCTCGAAGCGCCGCACCTCCATCGTCAACGAGCGTCCCCTGGCGGAACTGGCCCGGCAGGTGAGCCTGGGCTCCTTCCTTCTCCTGGGAAAGGGGGAGGAACACTCCGGCGGCCACGAAAAATCCTCCATCCTTTCGGACACCTTTGAGGCGGTCATCGCCGCGATTTACCTGGACGGAGGATACCCGGCGGCGAACCGTTTCATCGAGCGGTTCTTTGTCCCGCTGATCCGTGAGGAGGGCCGGGACCTGATCTACCGCGACTACAAGTCCGATCTCCAGGAGCTGGCGCAGGGCCGCTTTCGCTTCATTCCCCGCTATGAGCTGGTGGGCGAGTTCGGCCCGGACCACGACAAGACCTTCGAGATGGAGGTGACCGTGGCCGACGTCGTTTCCATCCGGGCCCTGGGAAAGAACAAGAAGGAGGCCGAACAGGAGGCGGCCCGGCGGGCCCTCGATCTCCTGGCCCTCCAGGAGGGAGGGAGCGTTCCGTGATCATCCCGTTCTTCCTGCCGAATCGGGGCTGTCCCCAGCGTTGCCTCTTCTGCAACCAGTCGGTGGCCTCCGGCGAAATCCCGGGAGACCTCCGGGAGGAGGGATTTCACCGCCGGGTGAGGAGCGCCCTGGACGGACTGGACGGGAAAGAGGGCAAGCGGCCACGGCGGGTCCAGATCGCCTTTTACGGCGGGAACTTTACGGGCCTCTCCCGGGAGAGCCGGAGGGATCTCCTGCAGTGGGCCGACATGTATCTCCGGCAGGGGAGCGTCGACTCCATCCGGGTTTCCACCCGTCCCGACCACCTGGATGCAGGCGTCCTCGACGAGATGAAAAGCCATGGGGTTACCACCGTGGAGGTGGGCCTCCAGTCCCTGAAAGACGCCGTTCTGGATCTCTCCCGAAGGGGCCACACGGCCGCCGACGGGGAGCGCGCCGTTGGCCTGCTGAAGGAAAGGGGATTCGAGACGTCGGTCCACCTGATGGCGGGCCTTCCCGGCGACAGCCCCGTCGTCTTTGACGATACGGTCCGCCGGACGGCGGCCCTGGAACCCGACATGGTGAGGCTCCACCCCACGATCGTCCTCCGGGGAACCGCCCTGGAGGAGGAATACCGGACCGGGCGCTACCGTCCGCTGACGCTGGCCGAAGCGGTGGAGTTGTGCGCCGGGGCCGTCCGCCGCTTTTCCGCCGCCGGCATTCCCGTCATTCGCCTGGGGCTTCAGCCGACGCCGGGCATGACCGGGGGAGACGGCATCGTAGCCGGACCGTTTCACCCCGCTTTCGGTTCCCTGGTCCATGAATCCCTCTTCCGCCAGGGAGCCGCCACACTGCTGGAAAGAATGCCCGGAGTCCGCCGGGATGCCCGTTTCCGGGTTGCCCCGGGGGACGTGTCGTTCCTCCGGGGCCAGCGAAACGGCAACCTCCTTGCCCTCCGGGAGCGCTTCCGCCTCGATTCGCTGACCGTCGAAGAGGACGCCGGCCAGGCCCGGGGGGTCCTGGTCCTGGAGTCGGGGCCGTCCCGTTCGGCCGTCAACTGCCTGGTCCGGCCCTGACGGATCTCCGTTCAATTCCCTCCGCTTCGGCCCTTGCCTTTTCCTCTGCACCCGCATGCATCGCATCGGCATGTCTCTTGCAAAAGCTCCTTCGGTTGATTTGAAAATCAGGCCGATATCCAGAAGAAACAAGGCCTGAAAGAGCATCTTTTTTCCATAACGGGTTTTCCCATCGATGGATGCTTGACGATCGAGTCAATCCGTTGACGGTACGGGGCGGTTCATTCTGCCAGACGGAGAAGGACCGCCGGACGATGCCTCCGGCAAGCGGGAGCCCGCTGCCCGGTATAACCATTACACCAGTTCAAATTCGAGTTGAGGAGGTTGCTATGGATCACGTTCGTGAAGTAATGGGCTTCGGAGGAATTCTTTTTGGCATGCTGGCTTTCGTTATATGCGGGCTGCGGGTCATCTTCGGGAAGAACCGGCCAACCAAGATGTATCTGGTTGTCGTGCCCGTGATCCTGCTCACGGGCCTGCAGTTTTACCTGATCGGGCGGTTTTCCCTCACGATCTCCTGGTGGGGCACGCTGGCCGCAATCGCGGTGGGCGGCCCTTTCCTGCTGGTTTCATTCGTTGTCATCGCCAGGCGCAAGGCGATCCCGATCCTGAGTTCCGTTTATGGAATCACCACGGGAGTGGAGGAGATCGTCGTGGGAACGGATCAGATGACGTCATCCAGCTCCACGCTGGCGGAGGGGGCCAGCGAGCAGGCCGCGGCCATCGAGCAGACCTCGGCATCCCTCGAGGAAATGACGTCCATGACCGCCCAGAACGCTGAAAACGCGAACCAGGCGAATGCCCTGATGTCGAAAGACACCCGGGAAAGCTACGG
This region includes:
- a CDS encoding 4Fe-4S binding protein, with translation MYSRKVVIRYTADNVEQPIICHLVKQYDLEFNILKARIFPRRDGMIVLELGGAKENFDAGIQFLRENGLKVEPLSKSVNQNRDRCVHCGACTSFCPTGALAFEAGSAQVAFDAEKCNGCELCVSACPVRAMEVDLL
- a CDS encoding MliC family protein codes for the protein MSGIGIRIVIGALALVLVCGNALAGPGPGRLTVSGGMAVRYACENGDRVLATYYQLSDGSLSFVKVRMPDGKVYTLPQALSASGSRYTDDRELVWWTKGDLAFAEVRDDNGEWTQKYRDCRVTSEGKGAPKAGRHP
- the rnc gene encoding ribonuclease III, whose product is MLEKSLGHSFGSIELLNVALTHRSYANENAHLGCADNERLEFLGDAVLQLCTSNLLMRLFPGDAEGQLSKRRTSIVNERPLAELARQVSLGSFLLLGKGEEHSGGHEKSSILSDTFEAVIAAIYLDGGYPAANRFIERFFVPLIREEGRDLIYRDYKSDLQELAQGRFRFIPRYELVGEFGPDHDKTFEMEVTVADVVSIRALGKNKKEAEQEAARRALDLLALQEGGSVP
- a CDS encoding radical SAM protein encodes the protein MIIPFFLPNRGCPQRCLFCNQSVASGEIPGDLREEGFHRRVRSALDGLDGKEGKRPRRVQIAFYGGNFTGLSRESRRDLLQWADMYLRQGSVDSIRVSTRPDHLDAGVLDEMKSHGVTTVEVGLQSLKDAVLDLSRRGHTAADGERAVGLLKERGFETSVHLMAGLPGDSPVVFDDTVRRTAALEPDMVRLHPTIVLRGTALEEEYRTGRYRPLTLAEAVELCAGAVRRFSAAGIPVIRLGLQPTPGMTGGDGIVAGPFHPAFGSLVHESLFRQGAATLLERMPGVRRDARFRVAPGDVSFLRGQRNGNLLALRERFRLDSLTVEEDAGQARGVLVLESGPSRSAVNCLVRP
- the mtaB gene encoding tRNA (N(6)-L-threonylcarbamoyladenosine(37)-C(2))-methylthiotransferase MtaB — encoded protein: MTDRGRKKPVAALATLGCKVNQCETAAVAEALREAGFSVIPFPSRADVYVINTCTVTARTDFQSRQLVRRACRANPEAVVAVTGCYAQCRPEELRRIPGVRLIAGNAEKERLPERLRELLREKHPPGIGPSVEVGDIRDCRKAGSLWAGSFPEHTRAFLKIQDGCDAACSYCTVPRARGPVRSVPPEEVLRRLSRLAEAGYREVVLTGIHLGAYGRDLQGSGDLTDLLERVEDGGIVDRLRLSSIEPGEIPDRMLALLRRGKRLCRHLHVPLQSGDDGILRAMNRTYGREFYRTLVERITAEVPGCAVGADVMAGFPGEDGRSFANTVRLIEGMPLAYLHVFPYSRRPGTPAAEFPDQVGDGEKKERAALLRELGNRKRRDFAACFIGKEVEVLLEDRRDRETGLRKGFSGEYVPVLVNNGEKKDVNRLVPVVPVEAREGRLVGAIGAPDPAAAKRPAGA